In the Drosophila gunungcola strain Sukarami unplaced genomic scaffold, Dgunungcola_SK_2 000001F, whole genome shotgun sequence genome, one interval contains:
- the LOC128262704 gene encoding piezo-type mechanosensitive ion channel component isoform X5 — protein MVFSYACMVIQRIVVPAVLVLAALMRPVGISFVYLLMFFVSPFVPLATRRNFKGSVTAFFIILLTLSTLVLLGHITLQILAVSLTLPIYNCSFSERLLRHIGFVSFIDLQPFAIIEWLVPEVLVFATSLGSYLTVKRVASQPVGAEQLENGEVVDGQAENAQSSTAPAPDANGGDVQQATATTPLQQQQQQLRKRVSMISQHIHFEGLIKISPLFCLATLFFAAVLRPSVPGGFYFLIFLLAGTYWATCQTLQRGFALLLRCVMVVLVLHSLSIVSYQTPWMQSHLNHTTLTARLIGLEPLIESYCSPDIRVFLYNNKLSLDSYLNPFALFFAYFALALTTKHLIKPRVSLRRDQRATLNEPTETTPLVRQSTRKSRTPQPVESGSSVAPSAIQRGNAIQLDSMEQRSEQENTTTSILDQISYGFVSVGSFIYQNSYIFTNILMMAWSIVYHSWLTFVLLLWANVLWMIPNQRKAMMRSSPFIVLYAEALLVAQYIYGMDLNNNELPTKVSTAGINLQQIGFERPIENQMRPCVPLIVKTAFVLMFWVTSRQFFKEKRDRRRDSTLADIIAPLQITVGSAGSSYLINDGKKTSKFLKKAGDVIKNLLVRLWIWLLVLVIFLCAITGENMTVFRICYMALFLFFLLVFQSSSKAWVKIMYGFWLFLIFYAMSILILIYTYQFDKFDTYWNDYLNVSKTLQNDIGLKRYQTKDLFLHLVSPTIIVILTVIQVHYFHKRFIASLQQQPAAAGGSAQQKPTETTALEPAPSKRRGSAGSLRRSQGPSAEAAPGATTDFETSVRDLVRISFRKIKNKSEYIFKNFKDVFWRFLELHIMKAVYIAAFVCSVSEVCVLHIVFVGFCVLGATSRKAVQVVISRLISFIVTIIVLSKMIYQIGYLSHSQYNVVCSDNQTANNAEWIGLTKADKVTGGLMSLLRTYIIYMVIVTLHAVITLRQLQMRVKIGALNAPPTKLLFPNIIRADAEKDLVGLVKYLLNFGFYKFGIEISLIALVSTITYRQDIVAVAYALWLVVLLLLRRSQCAKIWGVFQAFFAISILTQYMVLVGLPPSSCLVYPWDEGTFGEGIQRWTMLPGALHFNHVPKLIFDFIVLVILNRQKSIFCIEQRYASNDDYPGGSNRSVIADIAQLGRVPFDNPTHDFCSYIRNYSDILKNGVLCGFYWFTLAVVFLAGTNIADLLALGYLIGAFIFLWQGSDFYLRPIHTIICRWKWLLAFNVTNILIKTTFQMAGCLFMTQLTTDCCWLVHMLGITCTSNAPKEQVMLPEDTVSVLSPGECPKITHQVVLLWDTICFAFIIFQLRIFKSHYFCHIITDTKANNILASRGADIIESLRHKQIAHRHDHEKQVLHKIKRKMERIRATQQKMLRPLDKQTHFDEHGYPLPAPTVRRRKEIKLHPHATRAGDYYMFEEMDDKFELDLIHDEIDFLEEENITESEMKMQRRKTLYDKSKDAPTGDFPSTSKGISKERDAATASSSASPAPTRDVADLPVIPPPSTGPGREATSKETSDSKSKMEVDSGEVTAKDSDEDFDTNPIIRLLEGFLVTLTIRLNRFSRNYRFVNRILAGEKKTLKESSSLNRLGLSSAAAMFHFLKSNLESDESGPPASTSTPRRVVIAPPNATEHTDPTSTTQNTDTTTTPLSPPEPLQPLQPPTTTSTPQQQHQHIRAVDEIIELPVDTVDAVTSRKQSINSSPPAKGTMLSRKSDCGLPEIRIKAPSLERGAHYYHNHHSGGGSGSLSKHWSYEQVDSAGEFNLEEENFAMRDHHIIVELLISSWYALLANTDLICYIVVFVNQVVNASLISLPLPIMVFLWGTLSLPRPTKTFWVTLIAYTQAIVLIKCIFQFKLIWSNYHQLPNQPLAPAKIFGVENKAHYAIYDLILLLVLFLHRYLLKSQGLWKSGYKDTDNQFTKPTASIDDRDDSDNLSQPDSRQLNEDAAQKMSLQVSQASLPGSPEFSKSGINQLERTKYTSSLYKFFFSLVHKSRLATDVYALMFLCDFVNFFVLLFGFTAFGTQQTESDEGVQTYLAENKVPIPFLIMLLVQFLLIVIDRALYLRKALVNKIIFHFFSVIGIHIWMFFVVPAVTERTFNSLAPPIIFYVIKCFYMLLSSYQIKSGYPKRILGNFFTKGFSMVNMIAFKVYMQIPFLYELRTILDWVCIDSTMTIFDWLKMEDIFSNIYLIRCTRQSETDFPAMRAQKKASLSKLIMGGTVVLLIVICIWGPLCLFALGNAVGTSNVPYQVSLSIRIGPYDPIYTTNNYDSIYEINPEMYSQMTNAYIKEKQALTFIAGYDATDVAAVRLAGNSPSLWNIAPPDRQRLLNDLRNNHTLKARFSYSLTRKAPAKGLKETVGDEHAISLDESFEGRAALIHMLSETHDVEPVPSNTTTTNETTTAPTPKVEEVVVIPGMIPKFIKVLNSGDAAVVSVLSEKHHEYRPLVIKMHRDNETNGLWWEIRDFCNDTFYNETLSKFAYSNCTSGIVMYTFNDKKFPSTFSFLTAGGIIGLYTTFVLLASRFMKSFIGGQNRKIMFEDLPYVDRVLQLCLDIYLVREALEFALEEDLFAKLLFLYRSPETLIKWTRPKEEYVDDDGDTDSIPSRMSVRRPEQLQQQQQQLQ, from the exons ATGGTCTTCAGCTATGCGTGCATGGTGATCCAGCGCATCGTGGTGCCGGCGGTCCTGGTCCTCG CTGCGCTGATGCGACCAGTGGGCATATCCTTTGTGTACCTGCTGATGTTCTTTGTGTCGCCCTTTGTGCCTCTGGCCACGCGTCGCAACTTCAAAGGATCTGTTACCGCCTTCTTCATCATCCTGCTGACGTTGAGCACTCTGGTTCTTTTGGGTCACATAACGCTGCAGATTCTGGCGGTTAGCCTTACCCTACCGATCTACAACTGTTCGTTCAGTGAGCGCTTGCTGCGGCACATTGGCTTCGTGAGCTTTATCGATCTACA GCCATTTGCCATTATCGAGTGGCTGGTGCCAGAGGTGCTGGTTTTTGCCACTTCCCTGGGATCTTATCTTACGGTGAAGCGTGTGGCCTCACAGCCCGTCGGTGCTGAGCAGCTGGAAAATGGCGAAGTGGTCGATGGACAGGCGGAAAACGCCCAATCCTCGACAGCGCCTGCCCCAGATGCCAATGGCGGTGATGTGCAACAGGCCACGGCCACCACgccactgcagcagcagcaacagcagctgaGGAAACGCGTGTCCATGATCAGCCAGCACATCCACTTCGAGGGATTGATCAAGATCT CTCCTCTGTTCTGCCTGGCCACGCTGTTCTTTGCGGCCGTGCTGCGTCCCTCGGTGCCAGGCGGCTTCTACTTTCTCATTTTCCTGCTGGCCGGCACCTACTGGGCAACCTGCCAGACGCTGCAACG GGGCTTTGCGTTGTTGCTGCGCTGCGTGATGGTCGTCCTGGTGCTGCACTCCCTGTCCATTGTGTCCTACCAGACGCCCTGGATGCAGAGCCACCTCAATCATACCACTTTGACAGCCCG TTTGATTGGATTGGAACCGCTCATTGAATCCTACTGCTCGCCGGACATCCGAGTATTTCTTTACAATAATAAGCTGTCTCTGGACTCGTACCTCAATCCGTTTGCATTGTTCTTTGCGTATTTCGCTCTGGCCCTGACGACCAAGCATCTCATTAAGCCACGG GTTTCTTTGCGCCGTGATCAGCGTGCAACGTTGAATGAACCGACTGAGACGACGCCT TTGGTGCGTCAAAGCACACGAAAGTCGCGCACACCGCAACCGGTGGAGAGTGGATCCTCGGTGGCACCCAGTGCAATCCAACGGGGCAATGCAATTCAGCTGGACTCCATGGAGCAGCGGTCGGAGCAGGAGAACACCACCACCTCCATACTGGATCAGATATCGTATGGGTTCGTCAGCGTGGGAAGTTTCATCTATCAGAACAGCTATATATTCACCAATATTCTGATGATG GCCTGGTCCATAGTCTACCACAGTTGGCTGACTTTTGTGCTGCTGCTTTGGGCCAATGTGCTGTGGATGATTCCCAATCAGCGGAAGGCCATGATGCGTTCTAGTCCATTTATTGTCCTATATGCTGAGGCGCTACTGGTGGCCCAGTACATATACGGCATGGATCTGAACAACAATGAACTTCCTACGAAGGTTTCC ACGGCGGGCATTAACCTGCAGCAAATTGGCTTCGAACGACCCATCGAGAACCAGATGCGTCCGTGTGTGCCGCTGATCGTGAAGACTGCCTTTGTGCTGATGTTTTGGGTGACGTCGCGGCAGTTCTTCAAGGAGAAGCGCGATCGTCGGAGAGATAGCACCCTGGCGGACATCATTGCACCACTGCAAATCACCGTGGGATCGGCTGGTTCCAGCTACCTCATCAACGACGGCAAGAAGACCTCAAAGTTCCTAAAGAAGGCCGGCGATGTGATCAAGAATCTGCTGGTGCGCTTGTGGATTtggctgctggtgctggtgatCTTCCTCTGTGCGATCACTGGGGAGAACATGACCGTCTTCCGCATCTGCTACATGGCCCTGTTCCTATTCTTCTTGCTGGTCTTTCAATCCTCGTCCAAGGCCTGGGTTAAGATCATGTACGGCTTCTGGCTGTTCCTGATCTTCTACGCCATGTCCATACTCATATTGATCTATACATATCAGTTCGACAAGTTCGATACCTACTGGAATGACTATCTCAATGTGTCCAAGACGCT GCAAAACGACATTGGTCTTAAGCGCTATCAGACCAAGGATTTGTTCCTCCACTTGGTCTCGCCCACGATAATTGTGATTCTGACCGTGATCCAAGTGCACTACTTCCACAAACGCTTCATTGCCTCACTGCAGCAACAGCCAGCGGCGGCTGGCGGCTCGGCACAGCAGAAACCCACGGAGACAACTGCCCTGGAACCGGCGCCATCCAAGCGTCGTGGCAGCGCCGGTTCACTGCGTCGATCGCAGGGTCCTTCGGCGGAGGCTGCTCCCGGAGCCACCACCGATTTCGAGACATCTGTGCGGGATTTGGTGCGCATTTCGTTCCGCAAGATCAAGAACAAGTCGGAGTACATTTTCAAGAACTTCAAGGACGTCTTCTGGCGCTTCCTGGAGCTGCACATCATGAAGGCTGTCTATATCGCAGCCTTTGTCTGTAGTGTCAGCGAAGTTTGCGTCCTGCACATTGTCTTCGTGGGCTTCTGTGTGCTGGGCGCCACCTCGCGCAAGGCTGTCCAGGTGGTGATCAGCCGCCTCATCTCGTTCATTGTCACGATCATAGTGCTGTCCAAGATGATCTATCAGATCGGGTACCTCAGCCACTCACAGTATAATGTGGTTTGT TCGGACAACCAGACAGCCAACAATGCCGAGTGGATAGGCCTTACCAAGGCCGACAAGGTAACGGGTGGACTGATGAGTCTGCTGCGCACCTACATCATCTACATGGTAATTGTGACCTTGCATGCAGTGATCACTCTGCGTCAGCTGCAAATGCGCGTCAAGATCGGTGCCTTGAATGCACCACCCACCAAGCTGCTGTTTCCCAACATTATTCGAGCTGATGCTGAAAAGGATCTGGTGGGATTGGTGAAGTATCTCCTCAACTTTGGCTTCTACAAGTTTGGCATCGAGATATCGCTGATCGCCCTGGTCTCCACCATCACATACCGCCAGGACATTGTGGCCGTGGCCTATGCTCTGTGGCTGGTGGTGCTGTTGCTCCTCAGGAGATCGCAGTGTGCCAAAATATGGGGCGTTTTCCAGGCCTTCTTTGCCATCTCCATACTGACACAGTATATGGTTTTGGTTGGCCTGCCGCCGAGCTCATGTCTGG TTTATCCCTGGGATGAGGGCACCTTTGGCGAGGGCATCCAACGCTGGACAATGCTGCCGGGAGCCCTGCACTTCAACCACGTGCCCAAGCTGATCTTCGACTTCATTGTGCTTGTCATCCTGAATCGCCAGAAGAGCATCTTCTGCATCGAGCAGCGCTATGCCAGCAACGATGACTATCCCGGTGGCAGCAACCGCAGTGTGATCGCGGATATCGCTCAACTGGGTCGCGTTCCCTTCGACAATCCCACCCACGATTTCTGCTCGTACATACGCAACTACTCGGACATACTGAAGAACGGAGTGCTGTGCGGCTTCTACTGGTTCACCCTGGCGGTGGTTTTCCTGGCCGGCACCAATATTGCTGATCTGCTGGCCCTGGGCTATCTAATCGGGGCTTTTATATTCCTGTGGCAGGGCTCTGACTTCTATCTGCGACCCATCCACACCATCATCTGTCGCTGGAAGTGGCTGCTGGCCTTTAATGTGACGAATATACTGATCAAGACGACCTTCCAAATGGCCGGCTGTCTGTTTATGACACAACTGACCACCGATTGCTGCTGGCTGGTGCACATGTTGGGCATCACCTGCACGAGTAATGCTCCTAAGGAGCAGGTAATGCTGCCCGAGGACACGGTTTCGGTACTTTCGCCCGGCGAGTGCCCCAAGATCACCCATCAGGTGGTTCTGCTGTGGGACACCATCTGCTTTGCCTTCATCATCTTCCAGCTGCGCATCTTTAAGTCTCACTACTTCTGTCACATCATCACGGACACCAAGGCAAATAATATCCTGGCCTCAAG AGGAGCCGACATTATTGAGAGCCTGCGACACAAGCAGATTGCCCACCGCCACGACCATGAAAAGCAGGTGCTGCACAAGATCAAGCGGAAGATGGAGCGCATCCGAGCCACGCAGCAGAAGATGCTTCGTCCCCTGGACAAACAGACCCACTTTGATG aacATGGTTATCCACTTCCTGCACCAACAGTACGCAGAAggaaggaaattaaattacatcCACATg CTACACGTGCTGGTGATTACTACATGTTTGAGGAGATGGATGATAAGTTTGAACTCGACTTGATACACGATGAGATTGACTTTTTGGAGGAGGAGAACATCACCGAAAGTGAGATGAAGATGCAGCGCCGCAAGACACTCTACGAC AAGTCGAAGGATGCACCCACTGGCGACTTTCCGTCCACCAGCAAGGGCATCTCCAAGGAACGCGATGCGGCCACAGCTTCCAGTTCGGCCAGTCCAGCGCCCACCAGGGATGTGGCTGATCTGCCCGTGATACCGCCACCTTCAACTGGCCCGGGGCGAGAGGCCACCTCCAAGGAAACCTCGGATAGCAAGTCCAAAATGGAAGTCGATAGCGGCGAGGTGACGGCCAAGGATTCCGATGAGGACTTCGACACCAATCCCATTATCAGACTGCTCGAGGGCTTCTTGGTCACGCTGACCATAAGACTGAACCGCTTCTCGCGCAACTATCGTTTTGTCAATCGCATTTTGGCTGGCGAGAAGAAGACCCTTAAG GAATCCAGCTCGTTGAATCGCTTGGGACTGTCCAGTGCCGCTGCCATGTTCCACTTCCTCAAGTCCAATCTCGAGAG CGATGAAAGCGGCCCGCCCGCCTCCACATCCACCCCGCGGCGGGTGGTCATCGCACCACCGAATGCCACCGAGCACACAGATCCTACCAGCACCACACAGAACACAGACACGACAACCACACCGCTATCACCACCCGAACCACTGCAACCACTGCaaccaccaacaacaaccagtacaccacagcaacagcatcagcaCATTCGCGCTGTCGACGAAATCATCGAACTGCCCGTAGATACCGTCGATGCAGTCACCTCTAG aAAACAATCAATCAATTCATCGCCGCCAGCCAAGGG CACGATGCTCAGTCGAAAATCGGACTGTGGCCTGCCCGAGATCCGCATTAAAGCTCCATCTCTCGAGCGCGGTGCACATTATTACCATAATCACCACAGCGGCGGTGGCTCAGGATCCTTGAGCAAGCACTGGTCCTACGAGCAGGTGGACAG CGCGGGGGAATTCAACCTGGAGGAGGAGAACTTTGCCATGCGAGATCATCATATCATTGTGGAGTTGCTGATCTCCTCGTGGTACGCCTTGTTGGCCAACACGGATCTCATCTGCTATATTGTGGTGTTCGTCAATCAG GTGGTTAATGCCAGTCTTATTTCGCTGCCGCTGCCCATAATGGTGTTCTTGTGGGGCACCTTGTCTCTGCCACGCCCCACAAAAACTTTCTGGGTCACTCTGATTGCCTACACCCAGGCCATTGTGCTGATCAAGTGCATCTTCCAGTTCAAACTGATCTGGTCCAACTACCACCAACTGCCCAATCAGCCGCTGGCACCAGCCAAAATCTTTGGCGTGGAGAATAAGGCACACTATGCCATTTATGATCTGATCCTTTTGCTGGTACTGTTCCTGCATCGCTATCTGCTTAAGTCGCAGGGCCTGTGGAAATCGGGCTACAAGGATACGGATAATCAGTTCACCAAACCCACCGCTAGCAT TGATGATCGCGATGATAGCGACAATCTATCGCAACCCGACTCCCGCCAGCTGAACGAAGATGCTGCTCAGAAGATGAGTCTGCAAGTGAGTCAGGCTTCTTTGCCTGGATCGCCAGAGTTTAGCAAGAGTGGCATCAACCAGCTAGA ACGCACCAAGTACACCTCTTCGCTGTACAAGTTCTTCTTTAGTCTGGTTCACAAATCCCGCCTAGCCACTGATGTCTATGCCCTGATGTTCCTCTGCGATTTTGTGAACTTCTTTGTGCTGCTTTTTGGCTTCACTGCATTTGGA ACCCAACAAACCGAAAGCGACGAGGGTGTGCAGACTTATCTGGCGGAGAACAAAGTGCCCATACCTTTCCTGATCATGCTACTGGTTCAGTTCCTGCTCATCGTTATAGATCGAGCCTTGTACCTGCGCAAAGCCCTGGTCAACAAGATCATCTTCCACTTCTTCTCGGTGATTGGCATACACATCTGGATGTTCTTCGTGGTGCCGGCTGTCACGGAGCGCACCTTCAACTCCCTGGCACCGCCCATCATTTTCTACGTGATCAAGTGCTTCTACATGCTGCTGAGCTCGTATCAAATCAAATCCGGCTACCCCAAGCGCATTCTGGGCAACTTCTTCACCAAGGGCTTCTCGATGGTCAACATGATCGCCTTCAAGGTGTATATGCAGATCCCATTCCTGTACGAGCTGCGAACGATCTTGGATTGGGTGTGCATCGACAGCACAATGACCATCTTTGACTGGCTGAAGATGGAGGACATTTTCTCAAACATCTATCTGATTCGCTGCACCAGGCAGTCGGAGACCGATTTTCCGGCGATGAGAGCCCAGAAGAAGGCCTCACTTTCCAAGCTAATCATGGGCGGCACCGTTGTCCTGCTGATTGTGATTTGCATTTGGGGACCACTGTGTCTGTTCGCTCTGGGCAATGCCGTCGGCACCTCGAATGTGCCCTATCAGGTGTCTCTGTCGATCCGAATTGGACCCTATGATCCCATCTACACCACGAATAACTACGATAGCATATACGAGATCAATCCCGAGATGTACTCTCAGATGACTAATGCCTATATTAAGGAAAAACAGGCTCTGACGTTTATAGCTGGCTATGATGCAACGGATGTGGCCGCAGTTCGACTGGCTGGGAACTCGCCATCCCTTTGGAATATAGCTCCACCGGATAGGCAGCGGTTGCTAAATGATTTGAGAAATA aCCACACACTGAAGGCCCGCTTTTCCTATTCCCTCACGCGAAAGGCACCCGCCAAGGGATTAAAGGAGACTGTTGGCGATGAGCATGCCATTTCCCTGGACGAATCCTTCGAGGGACGCGCGGCTCTTATCCATATGCTTAGCGAGACTCATGATGTGGAGCCGGTTCCTAGCAATACCACCACCACCAATGAAACCACTACCGCTCCCACTCCCAAAGTCGAAGAAGTTGTTGTGATACCCGGCATGATACCCAAGTTTATCAAGGTTCTCAATTCGGGCGATGCCGCTGTGGTTAGTGTGCTGAGTGAGAAACACCACGAATACCGACCGCTGGTCATCAAAATGCATCGAGACAACGAGACCAATGGCTTGTGGTGGGAGATCCGGGACTTTTGCAACGATACCTTCTACAACGAAACGCTGTCCAAGTTTGCCTACAGCAACTGCACATCGGGCATAGTGATGTACACATTCAACGACAAGAAGTTCCCATCGACGTTCAGTTTCCTCACAGCGGGAGG CATCATTGGTTTGTACACCACCTTTGTGTTATTGGCCTCGCGCTTCATGAAGTCCTTCATTGGGGGTCAGAACCGAAAGATCATGTTTGAGGATCTGCCTTACGTTGATAGGGTACTGCAACTTTGTCTGGATATTTATCTG GTACGAGAGGCTTTGGAATTCGCCCTGGAGGAAGATCTGTTTGCCAAATTGCTCTTCCTGTACCGATCGCCCGAGACGCTAATCAAGTGGACCCGTCCCAAGGAGGAGTACGTGGACGATGACGGCGACACCGACTCCATTCCCAGCCGAATGAGTGTACGTCGGCcagagcagctgcagcagcagcagcagcaactacaATAA